The nucleotide window AGGGGATAGCCCGGTCGAAGATGGCCGTGGGGGTGATGCGGAGCAGCAGCGCCCCGCACAGCCCTCCGACGAGGCTCACCGCCAGCATCGGTTTCAGCGGCGCTCCGCTGAAGCGCGCGCACTCGCTGCGGTATGCCCAGGCTCCGGCTATGCTACCGGGAAACAGGGCGACCGTGCTGGATGCATTCGCCGAAACCGAAGGGATACCGGTGAATATCAGCACCGGCAGTGTGATGAACGATCCTCCGCCAGCCACGGAATTCATGAATCCGGCTGCTAATCCCGATAGAAATATGAGCACGTGAGAGTTCATGGCGCTACTATCTCTCCTGTTGCCGATCCGGTCAATGTGGGATACGCTGAGCTCGGCTTCGTAAAAAACGAAGCCTACCGATGCGACACCAGGGGGCTCCCATGCGTTTCGACCTGACTGACCTGCGGCTATTCCTTCATGTGGTGGAGGCCGGCAGCATCACCGCCGGCGCCGACCGGGCTCACTTGGCCCTGGCTTCGGCCAGCGCCCGCATCCGCGGCATGGAAGATGAGCTGGGAGCGCCGCTGTTCGAGCGGGTGCGCCACGGCATCGAGCCCACCCCCCTTGGTGAAGCCCTGGTCCACCACGCCCGGACGATCCTGGGCCACGTGGCCGACATGCGGGGTGCCCTTGGCCAATGTGCGCGAGGTTTGCAGGTGAAGGTACGGCTTTTGTGCAATACGGCGGCCTTGACGGAATTCCTGCCGGATCTGCTCGGGCCGTTCCTGGCCCGGCATCCCCATGTCGACGTGGAGCTCCAGGAATCCTCCAGTGCCGAGATCGTCCGCCGGGTGGCGGCAGGTACGGCGGACATCGGGGTGGCAGCAGATTCCGTCGATAATGGCTGTCTCGAAACCAGGCCGTTCCGCATCGATCAACTGGTGACTGTCGTCCCCGACCGCCATCCTCTAGCCGGCGGGGAATCCGTCGGTTTCAGCGATCTGCTCCGCTATCCGTTTGTGGGGCTCACCAAGGGAAGTGCCCTGCAGGACCACCTGGACAGTCATGCGGAGCGTCTGGGCACCCGTATCGGCTACAGGGTCCGGGTGCATGACTTTACGGCGGTCTGCCGTCTGGTGGAGGAGGAGGCCGGTATTGCCATAGTCCCGGAGACCTCTGCACTGCGCTGCGGCCGCAGCATGGCGATACGCCATATTCCCCTTGCCGATGTCTGGGCACGGCGGCAGTTGACGCTCTGCGCACGGGATTTTGCGGCGCTTCCGCTCCATACCCGACACCTGCTCGACGCCTTGTCGGACTGAGGGGCAAAGGTTACGCAAGCCTGTTGCGGCACATACGGTACGTTGACAGGCGAGTGTGTGGTGGTCTATTGTTCGGGGCGTTGCGTCGTAATTCGGGCAACCGATCAGAAATCGACTGCCGGAGCAAAGACGGTCGGGGTAAGGATGCATCTGTGACAGTCATGGCAAACCACCCGGGAGGGGGCTATGAGTACAACATTCACCGGTTTTTCACCCCACTCACTGGCGTTCTTCGAGGAACTGGCCGCCAATAACGCCAAGCCGTGGTTCGAGGCCCATCGGGATGAGTACGAGGAATTCCTGCTGGAGCCGCTCAAGGCCCTGGTCAACGACCTGGCCGGGCCAATGCTGGCCATCGACCCCGGACTGATCACCATCCCGGCGGTGGACCGGACCATCTCCCGCATCTACCGCGACACCCGCTTTTCCCGCAACAAATCACCCTACAAAACCTGCCTCTGGATAACCTTCAAGCGTCCCAGTCCGGACTGGAAAACAGCACCCTGCTTTTTCTTCGAGATCAGGGCCGAGGGCTATCGCTACGGCATGGGGTTCTACAGTGCCACGCGGGAAACCATGGACACTCTGCGGCATTTCATCGAAACCGAGCCGGACCGATTCCGGGAGGAGGTGGGGTGGCTGGGCGGACAGGAATTATTCACGGTTGCGGGGGAGTGCTACAAGCGCCCCCTGAACGCCACTCTGCCCGACGATCTGCAGGAGTGGCACCGTCGCAAGAACCTGTTTCTGGTCTGCAACCGCCAGCCTGATGGCCGGCTCTTTACGCGGGGGATTGTGGAGGACCTGCAGACGGGATTCGAGCGGCTGGCGCCACTGTACCACCTGCTGTGGCGGCTGCGGGGATAAACTTGAGGACAGAGGGGACCGGCGACCACCGCTTCACTCCCCTCATCGCGATATCATGTTTGAGGTAAAACCGGGGAACCAAGCCCCAATCGGTCGAACTCCCGCAGGGCATCCCTGCCGATCCAGCGGGCAGAGGGGCTGTCCATTCCGGCCAATTCCCGCGCCGTTGCCAGTGCAGCCTGTATATCCTTGCGTTTGCCGATCTCCCGCAAGGCCCAGTTGATCCCCTTTTTGACGAAATTCCTTCCATCGGCGGCCTCGTGCCGGATCAGCGCGAGAAAGGGGTGGAACCGCTCCGCAGGGGCTTTCTTCTCTTGCACCGCCAGACGGGCCATTAGCACGAACCCGGCCCGCTTGACGAACTCCCCGCTCCTGCCACTCCATTGTTCGGCCTTGTCCCAGGCAAAGGGGGTGCGGCCGAACAGATTGCCGCAGCACTGGTCGCACACGTCCCATGAATCCAGATCCTCCACCCACTCCTCCATCTGCTCCACGGTTACCTGTCTCGGATCATCCACCAGCGAAGCCAGGATACGGGCTTCGTGAATGCCGCTGCGCCACAGCTCACGGGCGAGACGGTGGTCGCGGCGATGGGTCTTGGCAATCCCGCGCAGCACGGGGATGTTGATCCCCAGAGTGGCGTGGGTGGCGATGCCGTAGCGGGCCATGCCGGTCACGTTGGCCGGGTTTGCCAGGCTGTGGAGACGGGTGATGATTTCAGTGCTGGTCATGGCTGCGTTCAAATTCTGCAAGGCATACCGTCAAAGTGCGGCTGTGGGATGGTGGCGGGCAACACCGCCGGCCAAATGGAAAGGGGACGTTATGGCTGTGTCGAACCGGCCTGCGTCCGTGCGAACTGCTCCCGGTAGGCGGCAATGATGGCGCCTACCATGTCGCCGAAGCGCTCCTTGAGCTCCTGGCAGCGAGTCGTGTTGTGCATCTCGACCCCCTTGCGTTCGCTGCGGATCAGCCCGGCCTCACGCAGGATCCTGAAATGCTGAGAGAGGGTCGATTTCGGCAGGGTGCGGTTATCGAGCTGGAGAAAGTTCGAGCAGGTCTTCGGGCATTCGGAACGGGCTATTTCCACATAAATCTGGACCCGTACCGGATCGGAGAGGGCATGCAGCAGGCCCTCGACCGTAACGTCGTTAATTGATGGATGATACAGCGGTTTCATAGTTTTTTTGTAACACACATCTTGACAGACTGTCCAATAGATCATATATTCCGAACTAAAGAACTTATGGATTGCGGGAGATTTACAGGCAGCTGTTTCTCCCCACTGCTGCCGGGAAGGAGGTGCTTGCCATGTTGCGGAAACGCTATCAGCTGCGGGCCATCGCCCATTGCAAGGAAGGCTGCTTACTCTGGTCCCGGGCATGACCGTAAACTGCCCAGCCAGCACAACTGATTCTGCGGCTGCCGTAGTGCACCTGGCAATGCCGGTCCGCTGCGGCAGTTCTGTACTATCCCCCCGCCTGCCCCGATACTTGATTCTTCGTTGAGATGCATTATAGAGAATTACGAGCCGATAGTTATCCGGCAGATCATCATAGACTCACACTTTGAAGAGGTCGCACGAAAAGGAGAACGTCATGGAATATCGCTTTTTGGGAGGTTCGGGCCTGAAGGTGTCCGCCCTCAGCCTGGGTACGGGAACGTTCGGCGGCAGCAACGAGTTTTTCAAGGCATGGGGAGGCAGCGATGTAAAAGAAGCGACCCGCATGGTGGATATGGCCCATGAAGCGGGGATCAATCTTTTGGATACGGCCGACATCTATTCGGACGGCCTGTCCGAGGAGATTGTCGGCGAAACCGTGCGCGGCCGCCGGGGCAAATTCCTGATCTCCACCAAGGCCACCTTCCGGCTGGGAAGCGGGCCCAATGACGTGGGATCATCGCGCTATCACCTGCTGGCATCCTGCGAAGCCAGCCTCAGACGCCTGAAAACCGACTACATCGATATCTACCACCTGCATGGCTTCGATGCCCAGACACCGCTGGAAGAGACCCTGAGCACCCTCGATACCCTGGTCACATCCGGCAAGGTCCGCTATATCGCCTGCTCCAACTTCTCCGGCTGGCACCTGATGAAGTCGCTCGCCCTGGCGGAACGCTACGGCTGGACGCGCTACGTGGCCCACCAGGTCTACTACTCGCTGGTGGGCCGGGAATATGAGTGGGAGTTGATGCCCCTGGGGCTCGATCAGAAGGTCGGCGCCCTGGTCTGGAGCCCCCTGGGATGGGGCCGTTTGACCGGCAAGATCCGCAGAGGCCAGCCGCTGCCCGAGCAAAGCCGTTTGCCCGTGACCAGTGCCCTGGGTCCCCCCGTGGTCGACGAGTATCTGTACACGGTAGTCGATGCCCTGGACGAGGTGGCGGCGGAGACGGGCAGGACCATTCCCCAGGTTGCCCTGAACTGGCTCCTGCAGAGGCCGACCGTTTCCAGCATCATCATCGGCGCCCGAAACGAGGAACAACTGCGCCAGAATCTGGGTGCCACGGGGTGGAACCTGACGGCGGAGCAGGTGGCGCGCCTGGACGAGGCCAGCCGCACAACCCTGACATATCCCTACTGGCATCAGCGGCAGTTCGAGAGGAACCCATTTCCGGTCAGCCAAGCCTGACCGAAAGAACAGGCACGTAGTGCTGCAATGAACAAGGAGATCATGATGGCCCTGGTAACCATTGACCACGCCGCCTGCCGCCGCGACGGCATGTGCGCCGCCGTATGCCCTATGGGGTTGTTCGACACGGATGGCGCAGGTTTTCCCGTTTTCCGTACCGGTGCGGACCAGCACTGCATCGCTTGTGGCCATTGCATCGCAGTCTGCCCCGCGAGCGCGGCCCGGCACAAGGCCCTGCCACTGGAGGATGCACCGCTCATGGGCGAGTTCCCCGTGATTTCCGTGCCGGCCCTGCACCATCTGGTGAGGGGGCGCCGCTCGGTCCGTGAATTCCGGGACGAGCCGGTGCCCGAGGAATTGGTCCGCGAAGTTGTCGAGACGGCCCGCTGGGCGCCGTCAGCCGTGAACCGTCAGCCGGTGCACTGGCTGGTGATCCGGACCCCCTCCGAGGTCAGGCGTCTGGCCGGTCTGGCGGTTGACTACCTGCGTCAGATCAGCAGGCAGGAACCGCGCTATGCGCCGCTCGTCGACCGATGGGAACAGGGCAAGGACCCCATCCTGCGCAACGCCCCTCACCTGGTGGTGGTCCACGCCCCGGACGAGTGGAGCTGGAGTACGGTGGATGCCACCATCGCCTTGACCCAGTTCGAACTGGCGGCCGTTGCTGGCGGCATCGGCACCTGCTGGGCCGGTCTTCTGATGCGGGCCGCCAACGGTCATGTCCCGCTGCGGGAGGCCCTCGGTATCCCCGCGGATCACAGTGTGTACGGCGCTCTGATGTTCGGCCTGCCCCGCTACCGTTACCACCGCATTCCCCCGCGCCAGGCGGCACGGGTCACCTGGAGATAGGTGGACGCTTAGGCAGAGCGATTAACCCGGCCAGATGGCGGTTGCGTTTCTCTACGCACCCTCCCTGGCCGGTAGCTCTGGAAATAACGTGAAAAGCTCAAGAAAGGCCCGTGCCGCTTGGGACAGATACCGGTCCTTGCGATATACCAGGAACAGCTCCCGTTCCAATCCTTCGCCCGCCAGCGGGATTTCCCTCAACATGCCGCCGGAGAACTCCGCCCCCAGTACATGCCGTGACACTATCGAAATGCCCAGATCTGCCGCCACTCCCTGTTTTACCCCCTCGGTCGTGCCCAGCTCCATGATGTGCTTCAACACAATTCCCGCGTTTTCAAAATGTTTCGACACGAGTCGCCAGGTACCGGAGCCCTGTTTCGACAGCAGAAACGTCTGACCGGCGAGCTCCGTCAACCGTACCGGTGATTTGCGCTGTGCCCAGGGATGTCGCGGCGACACGACCAGCACCATGGGATCCTTCATAAAGGACCGGATCTCCAGTCTGGGGTCAGAAGTATAATGGCCGACGAAACCCATCTCGAGGGTGTTGTCCAGCACCCTTTCCGCTATATGGCGACTGAAGGCGGTTTCAACGGTTATCTCGACGGCAGGTGCTTTCTTTCTAAATGTAGTCAGCATACCCGGGATGATGTAGGCCGCAATGGTGACGCTGGCCCCGATGTCCAGTTTTCCGCCTGTGAGACCTTTCAAGTCATCGATGCGCGACCGGGATTGCTCCAATTGAGCGAAGATCGAGGTCGTTGCCGTGTGCAGGATATCTCCTGCCTGGGTAAGCATGACTCTCCTGCCCAACCGGTCGAACAGCCGCACCCCGTAATGCTCCTCCAGTGTGGCAATGTGCTTGCTGATGCCCGGCTGGGTCAGGTGCAGTTCCTCGGCGGCACGGGTAAAGTTCAGCCGCTCGGCCACGGTGTGAAATATCTTCAAGAGGTTCAGGTTCATGGAATTTACCATAACATATAGTTATTGATTTTATAATAACTATTCATTTGAGTCATTGATGGGAGTCAGATTATGATGCCGTCAGGTCGCGGTATCGTCCAGGGAGCCGCGCGAAAGGGGGGCACATGAAGCTTTATCCGGTCTATTTTGCTCTGGCGGCGTTCACGGTGTTCAGCCCCGGTCCCGGCGTCCTCATGACGCTCACGAACTCGTTGTGCTACGGTCTTAAGGGGGCATTCGGTGGGATTTTGGGGATATCCTGCGGGGCATTGGCGGTTGCCGGCATCTCCGCCACGGGCCTTGGTGTCGTGCTGGCCGGCTCCGACCTGGCCTTCACGATAACGAAATACATCGGGGCAGCCTATCTGGTCTATCTCGGCATCAGGCTCTGGCGGTCTCCTGCGTTCATATTCAGGGAGCAGGCAGTGCACGAGGCCGGTTTCAGACGGAATTTTATCAAAGGGATGCTGCTGCAGTTTACCAACCCAAAGGCGATCTTCTTTTTCCTCTCGGTACTTCCCCAGTTTATCGACCGCGACATGAACTTTACCCTCCAATTCACGCTCATGGCCGCGACATACGGTGTGCTGATCATCGTCATCCACAGCCTGTACGCCCTGGGTGCTCAGCAAACGCGGGTGTGGCTCACTTCGGAGGCTGGTGGGCGCGCCATCAACAGGCTGGGGGGCGCATTGTTCCTGTGTTTCGGCCTGCTCCTTGCCGTGGCCGGCAGATAGTGGCGCTGAACCAATGCTGAGACGGATGTACCGCTTGGCAGCTACAGCAGACCCCGCTCCACAAAGCTGACATATTCCCCGTCGCCGACGATGATGTGATCCAGGACGCGGATGCCCATGATCTCACCCGCCTCCTTCAGGCGCCTGGTTATGGCGATATCC belongs to Geobacter sp. SVR and includes:
- a CDS encoding LysR substrate-binding domain-containing protein: MRFDLTDLRLFLHVVEAGSITAGADRAHLALASASARIRGMEDELGAPLFERVRHGIEPTPLGEALVHHARTILGHVADMRGALGQCARGLQVKVRLLCNTAALTEFLPDLLGPFLARHPHVDVELQESSSAEIVRRVAAGTADIGVAADSVDNGCLETRPFRIDQLVTVVPDRHPLAGGESVGFSDLLRYPFVGLTKGSALQDHLDSHAERLGTRIGYRVRVHDFTAVCRLVEEEAGIAIVPETSALRCGRSMAIRHIPLADVWARRQLTLCARDFAALPLHTRHLLDALSD
- a CDS encoding DUF2461 domain-containing protein yields the protein MSTTFTGFSPHSLAFFEELAANNAKPWFEAHRDEYEEFLLEPLKALVNDLAGPMLAIDPGLITIPAVDRTISRIYRDTRFSRNKSPYKTCLWITFKRPSPDWKTAPCFFFEIRAEGYRYGMGFYSATRETMDTLRHFIETEPDRFREEVGWLGGQELFTVAGECYKRPLNATLPDDLQEWHRRKNLFLVCNRQPDGRLFTRGIVEDLQTGFERLAPLYHLLWRLRG
- a CDS encoding DNA alkylation repair protein, with translation MTSTEIITRLHSLANPANVTGMARYGIATHATLGINIPVLRGIAKTHRRDHRLARELWRSGIHEARILASLVDDPRQVTVEQMEEWVEDLDSWDVCDQCCGNLFGRTPFAWDKAEQWSGRSGEFVKRAGFVLMARLAVQEKKAPAERFHPFLALIRHEAADGRNFVKKGINWALREIGKRKDIQAALATARELAGMDSPSARWIGRDALREFDRLGLGSPVLPQT
- a CDS encoding helix-turn-helix transcriptional regulator → MKPLYHPSINDVTVEGLLHALSDPVRVQIYVEIARSECPKTCSNFLQLDNRTLPKSTLSQHFRILREAGLIRSERKGVEMHNTTRCQELKERFGDMVGAIIAAYREQFARTQAGSTQP
- a CDS encoding aldo/keto reductase, whose amino-acid sequence is MEYRFLGGSGLKVSALSLGTGTFGGSNEFFKAWGGSDVKEATRMVDMAHEAGINLLDTADIYSDGLSEEIVGETVRGRRGKFLISTKATFRLGSGPNDVGSSRYHLLASCEASLRRLKTDYIDIYHLHGFDAQTPLEETLSTLDTLVTSGKVRYIACSNFSGWHLMKSLALAERYGWTRYVAHQVYYSLVGREYEWELMPLGLDQKVGALVWSPLGWGRLTGKIRRGQPLPEQSRLPVTSALGPPVVDEYLYTVVDALDEVAAETGRTIPQVALNWLLQRPTVSSIIIGARNEEQLRQNLGATGWNLTAEQVARLDEASRTTLTYPYWHQRQFERNPFPVSQA
- a CDS encoding nitroreductase family protein encodes the protein MNKEIMMALVTIDHAACRRDGMCAAVCPMGLFDTDGAGFPVFRTGADQHCIACGHCIAVCPASAARHKALPLEDAPLMGEFPVISVPALHHLVRGRRSVREFRDEPVPEELVREVVETARWAPSAVNRQPVHWLVIRTPSEVRRLAGLAVDYLRQISRQEPRYAPLVDRWEQGKDPILRNAPHLVVVHAPDEWSWSTVDATIALTQFELAAVAGGIGTCWAGLLMRAANGHVPLREALGIPADHSVYGALMFGLPRYRYHRIPPRQAARVTWR
- a CDS encoding LysR family transcriptional regulator; the protein is MNLNLLKIFHTVAERLNFTRAAEELHLTQPGISKHIATLEEHYGVRLFDRLGRRVMLTQAGDILHTATTSIFAQLEQSRSRIDDLKGLTGGKLDIGASVTIAAYIIPGMLTTFRKKAPAVEITVETAFSRHIAERVLDNTLEMGFVGHYTSDPRLEIRSFMKDPMVLVVSPRHPWAQRKSPVRLTELAGQTFLLSKQGSGTWRLVSKHFENAGIVLKHIMELGTTEGVKQGVAADLGISIVSRHVLGAEFSGGMLREIPLAGEGLERELFLVYRKDRYLSQAARAFLELFTLFPELPAREGA
- a CDS encoding LysE family translocator, whose translation is MKLYPVYFALAAFTVFSPGPGVLMTLTNSLCYGLKGAFGGILGISCGALAVAGISATGLGVVLAGSDLAFTITKYIGAAYLVYLGIRLWRSPAFIFREQAVHEAGFRRNFIKGMLLQFTNPKAIFFFLSVLPQFIDRDMNFTLQFTLMAATYGVLIIVIHSLYALGAQQTRVWLTSEAGGRAINRLGGALFLCFGLLLAVAGR